Proteins from a genomic interval of Clostridium sp. 'deep sea':
- a CDS encoding NUDIX domain-containing protein: protein MELGESLEETAKREVCEEVNLICNSLQLFNVYSGKELYYKYPDGNEVYNVTVTYLCNDFNGNIKVELTEGRDAKFFNLDKIPKNLSSTIRCIVEDYIKLAHKPKTSVLPHCRV, encoded by the coding sequence ATGGAACTAGGTGAGAGTCTTGAAGAAACAGCTAAAAGAGAGGTTTGCGAAGAGGTTAATTTAATATGTAATAGCCTTCAGCTATTTAATGTTTACTCCGGTAAAGAACTATATTATAAATACCCCGATGGTAATGAAGTATACAATGTCACAGTCACTTATTTATGCAATGACTTTAATGGAAATATAAAAGTTGAACTAACAGAAGGCAGAGATGCAAAGTTTTTTAATTTAGACAAAATACCTAAAAATTTAAGTTCTACTATAAGATGCATCGTTGAGGATTATATAAAACTTGCGCATAAACCTAAAACATCTGTCCTACCTCACTGTAGGGTCTGA
- a CDS encoding M55 family metallopeptidase produces MRIYLSVDIEGICDVVNSEHTSNKGFLYNSAREQMTREANAAIEGAIRAGATEFVVNDSHGPMVNLIPGLLHKKAELITGTTKPLGMMQGFDGSFDAAMFIGYHARNNTQGVLSHTISGGAVDNIWINDIIVGESGFNAAIAGAYDVPVILVTGDNVVSAEVKELLGEDLVTAEVKEAITRYSAKCLHPELACERIEEAAFRAVNSISTRKPYKLQGPYTAKLQLHNSGLADNASRLPNCVRVNGDTVSYSGDNIVDVLTAIRVMISLSR; encoded by the coding sequence ATGCGTATTTATCTGTCTGTAGATATAGAAGGAATTTGTGATGTAGTTAATAGTGAGCACACTAGCAATAAAGGCTTTTTATATAACTCAGCTCGTGAGCAAATGACTCGTGAAGCTAATGCGGCTATTGAGGGCGCTATAAGAGCGGGTGCTACAGAATTTGTAGTGAATGATTCACATGGCCCTATGGTTAATCTAATTCCGGGTTTGTTACATAAAAAAGCCGAGTTAATTACTGGCACTACTAAACCCTTAGGTATGATGCAGGGTTTTGATGGCAGTTTTGATGCAGCTATGTTTATTGGCTACCATGCTCGTAATAATACTCAGGGTGTTTTAAGCCATACCATTAGTGGTGGGGCTGTAGATAATATTTGGATAAACGACATTATTGTGGGTGAATCTGGCTTTAATGCTGCCATTGCGGGTGCTTATGATGTACCTGTGATTTTAGTGACAGGAGACAATGTAGTTAGTGCCGAGGTTAAAGAATTGCTTGGAGAAGATTTGGTTACAGCAGAAGTTAAAGAAGCTATTACTCGCTACAGTGCTAAGTGTTTACACCCAGAGCTTGCCTGCGAGCGTATTGAAGAAGCGGCTTTTAGAGCAGTAAATAGTATTAGTACCCGTAAACCATATAAATTACAAGGCCCTTATACCGCCAAGCTACAGCTACACAACTCGGGCTTAGCAGACAATGCTTCTCGTTTACCAAATTGTGTTAGGGTAAATGGAGATACCGTTAGTTATTCTGGAGATAATATTGTTGATGTATTAACTGCTATTAGAGTTATGATTTCTTTAAGTAGATAA